A portion of the Xylanivirga thermophila genome contains these proteins:
- a CDS encoding PglZ domain-containing protein — protein sequence MEDTYKYYLGRFTEKKTTFSKPFMMFLDKNGVMDGIEEINVYIYPYRLVHIEENVLFRTNYEHIKHKSEDRYILLLKHEELQEKLQDFIKRADGGRVNNIDIKDVLDTVEEDLSWHERINHYNVSDIRNIFNELIHYRKQFKKNMINMEEIDRIILSALYDMDAISINGDADCYIFYKNIIELHGGINQENYVTNIKELLCKVFYDNGGEFMHSVVHQEIFNEFEKLMWTCYVLDFFKKLNGDNIKKVIGLEFIKVEVFEKYYNDLVTLAKIIEKKDKKLFISMKDRAEKWVLDSGIDLYSVEQNHLEFIKENIASYICVLDGIKNILKDFNIEGFKKVFKYNLENLLEVKETLKNIPYATENTNKVKSFFNDFFELVSTIEEIEKDSAKILSLNLYTDWVKLYRDKLLNLQYLLSKVRFSDEWNIIEKSRYAALDRRISNILNKYRKSFAEFYIKNYNSWLTTEYGPSRPILNNDIEKLIDLKDEKIFIIIFDGMRYDAWDNVVYKYFEDILLSRETRIKSSFSLLPSITSISREAIYKNIIDNNKADVTYMTKSESYLKQDDIKENLLLDKKINIFIYNMFDKDGHKATEDLYLFYAKQDTVFENSIKNLVKKIPDDASIIIAADHGMMRLDKYINVKDIDGLTTVKSRFLELKYPKEFEDGITLDNYIFSYTNRGYFTGGGEKDFYSHGGCSMEEVIVPFIYARPLSNNHFTSYTVTKTIDEKGETIILHDGKRLKLPFKVSDKEQVFLANLYKFSTLNTTDIEKLFKNQFGSAGLIDGMLRRFIRKLQRAGITIIDTTAAGEFVVYKINTENLFGGGWLE from the coding sequence ATGGAGGATACTTATAAGTATTATCTTGGTAGATTTACAGAAAAAAAGACTACATTTTCAAAGCCATTTATGATGTTTCTAGATAAGAATGGTGTTATGGATGGTATTGAGGAGATAAATGTTTATATCTATCCTTATAGGTTAGTACATATTGAAGAAAATGTATTATTTAGGACTAATTATGAACACATAAAACATAAAAGTGAAGATAGATACATCCTTCTCCTTAAGCATGAGGAATTACAAGAAAAACTTCAGGACTTTATTAAGAGAGCAGATGGTGGAAGAGTAAATAATATAGATATTAAAGATGTATTGGATACTGTAGAAGAAGATTTGTCATGGCATGAACGAATAAATCATTATAATGTCTCTGACATTAGGAATATTTTTAATGAACTTATTCATTATAGGAAACAGTTTAAGAAGAATATGATTAACATGGAAGAGATAGATAGGATAATCCTATCTGCCCTATATGACATGGACGCTATATCGATTAATGGAGATGCTGACTGTTATATATTTTATAAAAACATAATAGAATTGCATGGTGGAATTAATCAAGAGAATTATGTGACAAATATAAAAGAACTACTTTGTAAAGTCTTTTATGATAATGGCGGGGAATTCATGCACAGCGTAGTTCATCAAGAGATATTTAATGAATTTGAAAAACTGATGTGGACTTGCTATGTATTAGACTTTTTCAAGAAGTTAAATGGAGATAATATAAAAAAGGTTATAGGGCTAGAATTTATCAAAGTGGAAGTTTTCGAGAAATACTATAATGACTTGGTCACACTGGCTAAGATTATTGAAAAGAAAGACAAAAAATTATTTATATCTATGAAAGATAGAGCGGAAAAATGGGTATTAGATTCAGGAATAGACCTTTATTCTGTAGAACAGAACCATCTGGAGTTTATTAAAGAGAATATTGCTTCTTATATTTGTGTTTTGGATGGGATAAAAAATATTTTAAAAGACTTTAATATTGAAGGGTTTAAAAAAGTGTTTAAATACAACTTGGAAAATCTTTTAGAAGTGAAGGAAACACTAAAAAATATACCCTATGCAACTGAAAACACAAATAAGGTTAAGAGTTTTTTTAATGACTTTTTTGAACTTGTATCTACAATAGAAGAAATTGAAAAAGATTCTGCAAAAATACTAAGTCTAAATCTATATACTGATTGGGTGAAATTGTATAGAGATAAACTTTTAAATTTGCAGTATCTATTGAGTAAAGTGAGATTTTCTGATGAATGGAATATAATAGAAAAGAGTAGATACGCTGCTTTAGATAGGCGAATTAGTAACATTCTAAATAAATATAGAAAATCCTTTGCAGAATTCTATATCAAAAATTATAACTCATGGTTAACAACTGAATATGGACCATCTAGACCCATATTAAATAATGATATTGAAAAGTTAATAGATTTAAAGGATGAGAAGATATTTATTATCATTTTTGATGGAATGAGATATGATGCATGGGATAATGTGGTTTACAAGTATTTTGAAGATATTTTATTAAGTCGTGAAACAAGGATTAAATCATCTTTTTCACTTTTACCGTCTATCACATCGATATCTAGGGAAGCCATATATAAAAATATTATAGATAATAATAAAGCGGATGTTACTTATATGACCAAATCGGAATCCTATTTAAAGCAGGATGATATTAAAGAAAACCTGCTTCTAGATAAAAAGATTAATATTTTTATATATAACATGTTTGATAAAGACGGACACAAGGCTACTGAGGATTTATATTTATTTTACGCTAAACAGGACACAGTTTTTGAAAATAGTATAAAAAACCTCGTTAAAAAGATACCTGATGATGCAAGTATTATAATAGCAGCAGACCACGGCATGATGCGTTTAGATAAATACATAAACGTTAAAGATATAGATGGGTTAACAACTGTAAAATCAAGGTTTTTAGAATTAAAATACCCTAAAGAATTTGAAGATGGTATAACACTTGATAACTATATATTTTCATATACCAATAGAGGCTATTTTACCGGAGGTGGAGAAAAGGATTTTTATAGTCATGGTGGATGTAGTATGGAAGAAGTAATCGTTCCCTTTATATATGCTAGACCATTATCAAATAATCATTTTACTTCATATACAGTAACGAAAACAATCGATGAAAAGGGAGAAACAATAATCTTACATGATGGTAAGAGATTGAAATTACCGTTTAAGGTTAGTGATAAGGAGCAGGTATTTTTAGCCAATTTATATAAATTTAGTACTCTTAATACAACGGATATTGAGAAATTATTTAAAAACCAATTTGGTAGTGCAGGATTGATTGACGGTATGTTGAGAAGATTTATTAGGAAATTACAAAGGGCAGGAATCACAATAATAGATACAACAGCAGCAGGGGAATTTGTTGTTTATAAAATTAATACTGAAAATCTATTTGGAGGTGGATGGCTTGAGTGA
- the brxD gene encoding BREX system ATP-binding protein BrxD has translation MFIKLILKIYLEVDGLSEILKDIINALRNGTVPAEGTENIAVGIDAELKEVESQLEYVKKDKSAFKFIIGDYGSGKTFFSTAVREMAFSKNFVVSSVVISSEAPLHNFEELYRKIMGGLRTVDNKKVPAFSIILEEWLLDLEDKVSEIEGISPEDNEEEFKTAMDKKINEELLIVGSIASSFANSIRAFYNAKYKGDTILAQAAVGWLKGENIGIELKRKVGVTGSVKKENSFEFFRALLHMIKSTGYEGLVIILDEVETVQKLPRKDMRDHAYENLRLFIDEADRGGFPNCYFLYTGTEELMESEKGFKSYEPIHQRVEVKKDEEHRNLRQPVIYLEKFNSDKLIQVSKKVKQIHGQVYNWQPESKITEHFIEKLVMEVSSGFGGEIKVGPRGFLRIFVDTLDKAQMYDDYIPEEQFKFNDEIINRAVEVEKETAHIVNF, from the coding sequence TTGTTTATAAAATTAATACTGAAAATCTATTTGGAGGTGGATGGCTTGAGTGAAATTCTTAAAGATATAATAAATGCACTTCGTAATGGCACTGTTCCAGCGGAAGGAACGGAAAATATTGCCGTTGGCATCGATGCAGAATTAAAAGAGGTAGAAAGCCAGTTAGAATATGTTAAGAAAGACAAAAGTGCATTTAAGTTTATTATAGGGGATTATGGTTCAGGTAAAACATTTTTTAGTACAGCAGTTAGAGAAATGGCATTTAGCAAAAATTTTGTTGTATCTTCTGTTGTCATATCCTCTGAAGCCCCATTGCATAACTTTGAAGAATTATATAGAAAAATAATGGGGGGATTAAGAACCGTAGATAATAAAAAGGTACCTGCTTTTTCTATAATTCTCGAGGAATGGCTTTTAGATTTAGAAGATAAAGTTTCTGAAATTGAAGGAATATCACCTGAAGATAATGAGGAAGAGTTTAAAACGGCTATGGACAAAAAGATAAATGAGGAGTTGCTCATAGTAGGTTCAATAGCATCTTCATTTGCCAACTCAATACGAGCGTTTTACAATGCAAAATATAAAGGTGATACTATATTAGCACAGGCTGCCGTGGGGTGGTTAAAAGGTGAAAATATTGGCATTGAACTAAAACGAAAAGTAGGAGTAACTGGTTCTGTAAAAAAAGAAAATTCATTTGAGTTTTTTAGGGCATTACTTCATATGATAAAGAGTACAGGTTATGAAGGACTTGTAATAATATTGGATGAGGTAGAAACGGTTCAAAAACTTCCACGAAAAGATATGAGAGACCACGCATATGAAAATTTAAGGCTTTTTATTGATGAGGCAGATAGAGGAGGATTTCCAAATTGCTACTTCCTGTATACTGGTACGGAAGAATTGATGGAAAGTGAGAAAGGTTTTAAAAGTTATGAGCCTATTCATCAAAGAGTAGAAGTGAAAAAAGATGAAGAACATAGAAATTTGAGACAACCAGTAATTTATCTTGAGAAATTTAACAGCGATAAACTAATTCAGGTATCTAAAAAAGTAAAGCAAATACATGGACAAGTTTATAACTGGCAACCAGAATCAAAAATTACAGAGCATTTTATAGAAAAACTTGTGATGGAAGTGAGTTCGGGATTTGGAGGGGAAATCAAGGTAGGACCAAGAGGGTTTTTAAGAATTTTCGTTGATACATTAGATAAGGCTCAGATGTATGATGACTATATACCAGAAGAACAGTTTAAATTTAATGACGAAATAATAAATAGAGCAGTGGAAGTGGAAAAGGAAACTGCACACATAGTTAACTTTTAG
- a CDS encoding DEAD/DEAH box helicase: protein MSNFKLLCEPIKNGIITKLGWRNLTPVQELTIPEIIDGKNIVVLAPTAGGKTEAAFLPVLNAMYIENLKPISIIYVSPIKALLNNQEERLGKLSSFVYSDVFKWHGDVESSEKQKFYKNPSQVLMITPESLEVILMSQKIDKKQLLANIRFIVIDEIHAFADSERGIHLMAVMERIQSFSRFDIQRIGLSATVGNPHEILKWMHGSSTREGIVINPPKEKKPKKIEIKYVDEAKDDFQKDIAKRIFGKKALFFSNSRTAAEELKLFIEGNGIDCHVHHSSINKYFREIAEEKFKVGNNTAIIATSTLELGIDIGDLDIVLQLDSPNSVSSFLQRLGRTGRRENSIAHFVFFPTDKGKLVFSIAILNLAIRGWVEDIYLVRNAYDILFQQILAITLSTMGTDLESIYELFKKVYSFSEVSKEDFIFLVKYMIKNKYLMYERGKVFIDTETEKKFGSRNFITLYSAFDTNKEFTVKYKNRPIGNLERWFVNALGDNFQFVLAGRCWQTDKIDYDRGFIHVIEAEYAKPPKWMSEGGFVSFELAQEYLNVLTSNEAYNFLNKTELDMLNEIRYEEKSFGLERGKILIEESKNDYIFYTYAGNRVNYTLATTLSLINIYYDIVGLTWKGFKLRCRDKEFKIDSNIILEEIKKIRTSPNYFGQEKISELIEKVPDINISKFQKYLPQELRRKQLFDYIYDIKKTREFIRYSEIKVLKIYY from the coding sequence ATGAGTAATTTTAAACTTTTATGTGAACCAATTAAGAATGGAATTATAACAAAATTAGGGTGGAGAAATCTAACACCGGTGCAGGAGTTGACAATTCCTGAAATCATAGATGGTAAAAATATTGTTGTTCTTGCACCTACTGCTGGAGGCAAAACAGAAGCCGCTTTTCTTCCAGTTTTAAATGCAATGTATATAGAGAATTTAAAACCTATATCTATTATTTATGTATCACCAATAAAAGCACTATTAAATAATCAGGAAGAAAGGCTTGGAAAACTTTCTTCCTTTGTATATTCAGATGTTTTTAAATGGCACGGTGATGTAGAAAGTAGCGAAAAGCAAAAGTTTTATAAAAACCCGTCTCAAGTTTTGATGATTACACCTGAGTCCCTGGAAGTTATTTTGATGAGTCAAAAAATTGATAAAAAGCAACTTTTGGCAAATATAAGATTTATAGTAATAGATGAAATACATGCATTTGCTGACAGCGAAAGAGGAATACACCTGATGGCTGTGATGGAAAGAATCCAATCATTTTCAAGATTTGACATACAACGTATAGGACTTTCAGCAACGGTAGGAAATCCGCATGAAATTCTAAAATGGATGCACGGAAGCAGTACTAGAGAAGGAATAGTAATTAACCCTCCAAAAGAAAAGAAACCTAAAAAAATTGAAATAAAATATGTGGATGAAGCAAAGGATGATTTTCAGAAGGATATTGCAAAAAGGATTTTTGGTAAAAAGGCACTATTTTTTTCAAATAGCAGAACAGCAGCAGAAGAATTAAAACTGTTTATTGAAGGTAATGGTATAGATTGTCATGTGCATCATTCGTCTATTAATAAATATTTTAGAGAAATTGCAGAAGAAAAATTTAAGGTGGGCAATAATACTGCTATAATAGCAACAAGCACACTGGAACTTGGTATAGATATAGGAGACCTTGATATTGTTTTGCAGTTAGATTCACCTAATTCTGTATCTTCCTTTTTGCAAAGACTTGGTAGAACGGGAAGAAGGGAAAACAGCATTGCACATTTTGTGTTTTTTCCTACAGATAAGGGAAAACTTGTTTTCTCAATTGCAATATTGAATTTAGCAATTAGAGGATGGGTGGAAGATATTTACCTTGTAAGGAATGCTTATGATATTCTGTTTCAACAGATATTGGCAATTACCCTGTCAACTATGGGAACTGATTTAGAATCTATTTATGAATTATTTAAAAAAGTATACTCATTTTCAGAAGTATCTAAAGAGGATTTTATATTTTTAGTTAAGTATATGATTAAGAACAAGTATTTGATGTATGAAAGAGGAAAGGTATTTATCGATACTGAAACAGAGAAAAAGTTTGGAAGTCGAAATTTTATAACTTTATACTCTGCTTTCGATACTAATAAAGAGTTTACAGTTAAATATAAAAATCGTCCTATAGGAAATTTAGAAAGATGGTTTGTAAATGCACTAGGAGATAATTTTCAGTTTGTGCTTGCAGGTAGATGCTGGCAGACGGATAAAATTGATTATGATAGAGGTTTTATACATGTTATTGAAGCCGAATATGCAAAACCTCCAAAATGGATGTCTGAAGGTGGTTTTGTATCATTTGAATTGGCACAAGAGTATTTAAATGTACTAACTTCAAATGAGGCATACAATTTCTTAAATAAGACGGAACTTGATATGTTAAATGAAATTCGTTATGAAGAAAAAAGTTTTGGATTAGAAAGAGGTAAAATACTTATTGAGGAAAGTAAAAACGATTATATTTTTTATACATACGCAGGCAATAGAGTGAATTATACATTAGCAACAACATTATCTTTAATTAATATATACTATGATATTGTTGGATTAACTTGGAAAGGATTTAAACTCCGATGCAGAGATAAAGAATTTAAAATTGATTCTAATATTATATTAGAGGAAATAAAAAAGATTAGAACTAGTCCAAACTACTTTGGGCAAGAAAAAATATCAGAATTAATTGAAAAAGTACCTGATATTAATATATCGAAATTTCAAAAATATTTACCCCAGGAATTAAGGAGAAAACAGTTATTTGACTACATTTATGACATTAAGAAAACAAGAGAATTTATTAGATATAGTGAAATTAAGGTGTTAAAAATCTATTATTAA
- a CDS encoding DUF7686 domain-containing protein, with protein sequence MNRCQWCGKDSGGHGMVVLTIKEDEPSQLICEDCYNRYTADMLGVEDYKDFEKEATFKDCDGIDHCFQIGKKIHPTGICWDAIEFIEEDKVGYSFEIH encoded by the coding sequence ATGAATAGGTGTCAGTGGTGCGGCAAAGACTCTGGCGGGCATGGCATGGTTGTTTTAACTATAAAAGAAGATGAGCCATCTCAATTGATATGCGAAGATTGCTACAATAGATATACGGCAGATATGCTTGGAGTTGAAGACTATAAGGATTTTGAAAAAGAAGCAACCTTTAAAGATTGTGATGGTATAGACCACTGCTTTCAAATAGGAAAGAAGATTCATCCAACAGGTATTTGTTGGGATGCTATAGAATTTATTGAGGAAGATAAAGTAGGATATTCCTTTGAGATACATTAA
- a CDS encoding DUF7713 domain-containing protein, with translation MKREVFRGHELISFKDNLVEGRIEWDDRYETDMPKFIIDGQEYSLEEFGIMMMSCEGWNFKLEIIEPTE, from the coding sequence ATAAAAAGAGAAGTATTCCGGGGACATGAACTTATCTCTTTTAAAGATAATCTAGTAGAAGGGCGTATTGAGTGGGATGATAGGTATGAGACTGATATGCCCAAATTTATTATAGACGGACAGGAATATAGCCTAGAAGAGTTCGGTATAATGATGATGTCCTGCGAAGGATGGAATTTTAAATTAGAAATTATAGAACCTACTGAGTAG
- a CDS encoding DEAD/DEAH box helicase: MEKPEQQMLQEYNNIEKDIENVQKVSEYVSLNFELYGEPIDDIETLQEYRERFKKARDFRNKYEIGFNKLNKSIKEIYSNWDDIALWSDKVLRLKEQARKELCNLDNALVQWYKKGSISSLVEKDDLDGLTVTLGYKVKDIPPEIIYETLEKCKEEQAFLPNMRELTDEEDMEYCYFLYCFALAEEKEQKAIEIQGFIDKIFDNMLEHGYFRNYIYGEYNLELVDKENKKSGKKQCSFQNFNPRQWQIEAYELWNQKNQAHHGTFSVATGAGKTLFALYCLQQELEKDNDILTIIITPTKAIMQNWYESLIEKFHVHKEAIGRRGGGHGKCLWNTKKFIIYISNTAQKELADYTVAFEKMNELKNRDIYQFYICDECHRYATENNLKMFDGLKYLKTKQEDDIDYYSVGLSATPERGDGREVYFYRAIGDVIYKYNILEALADNAVSSFTIKNVYCKLTKKERKILKELNQKIFSLIKQLNALTKTVKTKLFTNTGNLDTETIIREAYIIIASNKKVIDKINTKKEGFKKKHGKFAEGALNDWLNKQQNSDMKIIYLCNALVSGINKRKLLIMNSHHRNKKCLKLVRKNINKKIIIFSEFIESAEAIYEELVLQYGGKKIRRYYSLNPKQRQNQTEAQREKENMEALTSFKNGEANVIVTVKAFDEGVDVPDADVGIIYQSTKGTRQAIQRLGRVVRKAQDGDEEKNPMLYYLYHPEYQAEFLKGYFENPYKLYRNAFDDDSEDDVVNNTTEDNEELIKGRGSYEQAVCKYKAGLDKIVFIPKNKYDFSKYDIKNDNNDTI, from the coding sequence ATGGAAAAGCCAGAGCAGCAAATGTTACAGGAATATAATAATATAGAAAAAGATATAGAGAATGTTCAGAAAGTTAGTGAATACGTAAGCCTTAATTTTGAATTATATGGCGAGCCTATTGACGATATAGAAACACTTCAAGAATATAGAGAAAGGTTTAAGAAAGCCCGAGATTTTAGAAATAAATATGAAATAGGGTTTAATAAACTTAATAAAAGCATTAAAGAGATTTATTCTAATTGGGATGATATTGCTTTATGGAGTGATAAGGTATTAAGGCTAAAGGAGCAAGCAAGGAAAGAATTATGTAATTTAGATAATGCCTTAGTACAGTGGTATAAAAAAGGCAGCATATCTTCATTAGTTGAGAAGGATGATTTGGATGGATTAACAGTCACATTAGGGTATAAAGTAAAAGATATTCCTCCAGAAATAATTTACGAGACGTTGGAAAAGTGTAAAGAAGAACAGGCTTTTTTACCTAATATGAGAGAATTAACAGACGAAGAAGATATGGAATACTGCTATTTTTTATACTGTTTTGCACTTGCTGAAGAAAAAGAGCAGAAAGCCATTGAAATTCAAGGGTTTATAGATAAAATCTTTGATAATATGCTTGAACATGGGTATTTTAGAAATTATATTTATGGAGAATATAATTTAGAATTAGTTGACAAGGAAAATAAAAAGAGTGGAAAGAAGCAATGTTCCTTTCAAAACTTTAATCCTCGGCAATGGCAGATAGAAGCCTATGAGTTGTGGAATCAAAAAAATCAAGCCCATCATGGCACTTTTTCCGTAGCCACGGGGGCAGGTAAAACATTATTTGCTCTATATTGTTTACAGCAGGAATTAGAAAAAGATAATGATATTCTCACAATCATAATAACGCCTACTAAGGCCATTATGCAAAACTGGTACGAAAGTTTAATAGAAAAGTTTCATGTACATAAAGAAGCAATAGGAAGAAGGGGCGGCGGACATGGTAAATGTCTATGGAACACAAAAAAGTTTATTATTTACATATCTAATACCGCCCAAAAGGAATTAGCAGATTATACTGTAGCCTTTGAAAAAATGAATGAACTAAAAAACAGAGATATCTACCAGTTCTACATATGCGATGAATGTCACCGTTACGCCACTGAAAATAACCTTAAGATGTTTGATGGACTTAAGTACCTTAAAACTAAGCAAGAAGATGATATTGATTACTATTCAGTTGGGCTCTCTGCTACTCCCGAACGAGGCGATGGAAGGGAAGTATACTTTTATCGTGCCATAGGAGATGTGATATACAAATATAATATTTTAGAGGCATTGGCTGATAATGCTGTATCTTCATTTACAATTAAGAATGTTTATTGTAAGTTAACAAAAAAGGAGCGAAAGATACTAAAAGAATTAAACCAAAAAATATTCAGTTTAATAAAACAACTTAATGCCCTTACAAAAACAGTAAAAACAAAATTATTTACCAATACAGGCAATCTCGATACAGAAACAATAATCCGAGAGGCGTATATTATAATAGCCTCAAATAAAAAAGTTATTGATAAAATAAATACAAAAAAGGAAGGCTTCAAGAAAAAGCATGGAAAATTTGCAGAAGGTGCCCTTAATGATTGGCTGAATAAACAGCAAAATAGTGATATGAAAATAATATACCTATGTAATGCGCTTGTTTCTGGGATAAACAAGAGAAAACTATTAATCATGAATTCACACCATCGGAATAAAAAGTGCTTAAAACTGGTAAGGAAAAATATTAATAAGAAAATAATTATATTTTCAGAATTTATAGAATCGGCAGAGGCTATTTATGAGGAACTTGTACTTCAGTATGGAGGGAAAAAGATAAGGAGATATTATTCTTTAAATCCGAAACAAAGACAAAACCAAACGGAAGCCCAAAGAGAAAAAGAGAATATGGAGGCTCTTACAAGTTTTAAAAATGGTGAAGCAAATGTGATTGTAACCGTTAAAGCGTTTGATGAAGGAGTTGATGTCCCGGATGCCGACGTTGGAATTATTTATCAAAGCACTAAAGGAACAAGGCAAGCGATACAAAGGTTAGGAAGAGTTGTAAGAAAGGCTCAAGATGGAGATGAAGAGAAAAATCCAATGTTATATTATTTGTATCATCCAGAATACCAGGCGGAGTTTTTAAAAGGTTACTTTGAAAATCCCTATAAACTATACCGCAATGCATTTGACGATGATTCGGAGGATGATGTAGTAAATAATACAACTGAGGATAACGAAGAGTTAATTAAAGGTAGGGGTTCTTATGAACAGGCTGTGTGCAAGTATAAAGCAGGGCTAGATAAGATAGTATTTATCCCTAAGAATAAATATGATTTTTCTAAATACGATATAAAAAATGATAACAATGACACTATATAA
- a CDS encoding DUF1444 family protein, producing the protein MLRIEEFTEKITRDFKMEFPEVEVKEKYIRLGTGVTHAELPIASMYKEYQVTGYDNIRDLYIKVAYEVLNQYKFKVDYNNVFPLLKSRDFGKGEKDLRFCREQAFTDIDTLYVSDEGEVFRFVLESDDVDFDKIKKRAWENLNKLSNILVRLDDTLNIFCLRYSTDYNASFLLSDSLQKQIKRKVGQDYLFAIPSSTALVVAKYQPEYIKIMESLIMVDKDPNKVSDKVYQYKDGKFDIAFV; encoded by the coding sequence GTGCTTAGAATTGAGGAGTTTACAGAAAAAATTACAAGAGATTTTAAGATGGAATTTCCCGAGGTGGAAGTAAAAGAAAAATATATTCGCTTGGGTACAGGGGTAACCCATGCAGAATTACCGATTGCAAGCATGTATAAAGAGTACCAGGTTACGGGCTACGATAATATAAGGGATTTATATATAAAGGTTGCATACGAGGTATTGAATCAATATAAATTTAAGGTTGATTATAATAATGTATTTCCTTTGCTTAAAAGTAGGGATTTCGGGAAAGGCGAAAAGGATTTAAGGTTTTGTAGGGAGCAAGCCTTTACCGATATAGATACACTATATGTATCAGACGAAGGGGAAGTGTTTAGATTTGTGCTGGAAAGTGATGATGTGGACTTTGATAAAATAAAAAAGAGAGCATGGGAGAACCTAAATAAACTTTCTAATATACTGGTACGACTGGATGATACCCTCAATATATTTTGCTTGCGATATTCTACTGATTATAATGCATCATTTTTACTTAGTGATTCATTACAAAAACAGATAAAAAGGAAAGTAGGACAGGATTATCTCTTTGCAATTCCTTCTTCAACTGCATTAGTTGTGGCTAAATATCAACCTGAATATATAAAAATTATGGAATCACTAATTATGGTAGATAAAGACCCGAATAAGGTCTCAGATAAAGTATATCAATATAAAGATGGGAAATTTGATATTGCATTTGTTTAA
- a CDS encoding helix-turn-helix domain-containing protein: MAKDIPIGLKIKAIREARGLSQIEVVERLVERDVNMSRETLSKIENGNRTVSAVELNALCKVLNIDINILFEEDDDLVTLFRKKNFSEKTIKEVEKLQDMVKVFIYQKKIYAGEFKPQERKPLWEEC; this comes from the coding sequence ATGGCAAAGGATATTCCTATTGGATTAAAAATAAAGGCTATTAGAGAAGCAAGGGGATTAAGTCAGATTGAAGTAGTAGAACGACTTGTTGAAAGAGATGTTAATATGAGCAGAGAAACATTAAGCAAAATAGAAAACGGCAACAGGACTGTATCGGCTGTGGAGTTAAATGCTCTATGCAAAGTTCTGAATATAGATATAAACATCCTTTTTGAAGAAGATGATGATTTGGTTACATTATTCAGGAAGAAAAACTTTTCAGAGAAAACGATTAAAGAAGTAGAAAAACTTCAGGATATGGTAAAGGTGTTTATTTATCAAAAGAAAATATATGCTGGGGAGTTTAAACCACAAGAGAGAAAGCCACTATGGGAGGAGTGTTAA
- a CDS encoding ImmA/IrrE family metallo-endopeptidase translates to MLRLPKNNLNLPEESFRLQIKDLAEETRIKFARKGLSDIFDILSEAAFLIRKPLDTDELSGFSTYFEEQFIVYLNSNFTLGHERYTGAHELYHLIYNADILKKEKILLDDEKHKAEDMKANVFASEFLMPEDYVKEVFYKIVNVDKGSILPRHIVRMHNYFKVSYKAMLKRLIQLDLCSINKYEELVDICSLENMEQLQSLTKREGYSIELIIPSKETYVPTEYIEFVKSNYERGNISYKNMKNSLEFVGLTPEQFGYEYPLEEDY, encoded by the coding sequence GTGTTAAGATTGCCAAAGAATAATTTGAATCTCCCAGAAGAATCTTTCAGGCTACAAATTAAAGACTTAGCAGAAGAAACGAGAATAAAGTTTGCTAGAAAAGGGCTTTCAGATATATTTGACATTCTATCGGAGGCTGCATTTTTGATAAGAAAGCCATTGGATACAGATGAATTATCAGGGTTTAGCACTTATTTTGAGGAACAGTTTATTGTCTATTTAAATAGTAATTTTACTTTGGGACATGAACGTTATACTGGTGCCCATGAATTATATCATCTTATTTATAATGCCGATATCCTGAAAAAAGAAAAGATTCTTTTAGATGATGAAAAGCATAAAGCAGAAGATATGAAAGCAAATGTATTTGCATCTGAATTTTTAATGCCTGAAGACTATGTAAAAGAAGTATTTTATAAAATTGTTAATGTGGATAAGGGCAGTATTTTACCAAGGCATATCGTTAGAATGCACAATTATTTTAAAGTAAGTTATAAGGCTATGTTAAAAAGACTTATCCAACTTGATTTATGCTCTATTAATAAATATGAGGAACTTGTAGATATCTGCTCACTGGAAAACATGGAGCAACTCCAATCTCTAACCAAGCGGGAAGGCTATAGCATTGAACTGATAATTCCATCAAAAGAAACGTATGTACCTACAGAATATATAGAATTTGTAAAGAGTAATTACGAACGAGGGAATATTTCATATAAGAACATGAAAAATAGTCTTGAATTTGTCGGACTGACTCCAGAGCAATTCGGATATGAGTATCCCCTAGAAGAGGATTATTAG